The window TCTTCAACTCGGGCATCCGACCGGCGATCAATGTGGGCCTTTCGGTTTCGCGGGTAGGCGGCGCAGCCCAAAAGAAAGCCATGAAGTCGGTAGCGGGCTCGCTCAAGTTGAGTCTCGCCCAGTATCGCGAGATGGAGGCCTTCGCACAGTTCGGTAGCGACCTCGATCATACGACCCAGGAACAGATCGCCAATGGTCAACGCCAGGTCGAGATCCTGAAGCAGGGGCAGTACTCGCCCATGTCGATGGAAGAGCAGGTGATTTCGATTTATGCGGCGACACCCCAGAAGACTCGCAAGTCCTGGGTTCGGGATATCGCAGTCAAAGAGGTTCAGGCCTACGAGAAAGAAATGCAGATATACATGCGGGCGAGTCATTCGGAGGTCCTCGATGCGATCCGCGACAGCGGAAAGCTGGAGAGCGACACCGAAAAGAAGCTGATCGCGGCACTCGACAAGTTTGCCGAGATCTACCAACCCAGATCAACCTCAGGCACCGAGGCCAGCTAAGTGCCAAGCTTGAAGGACATCAAGCGCCGGATCACGAGCGTAAAAAATACGCAAAAGATCACGAGCGCAATGAAGATGGTCGCTGCCGCCAAGCTGCGCCGGGCACAAGAGGCGATCGAGAACGCGCGCCCTTATGCGGAGCGCATGCGCGCGACCCTTGAAGAGGTCGCGGGGGGCATGGGGACGGTTGAACACCCACTGTTCGAAGCACGAGAAACGGTTCGCTCACTGGAGTTGATCATCGTCACCTCGGACCGCGGTCTCGCCGGTGCGTTCAACAACGCAGTGATCAAGTTTGCCGAAGGGATCTTGCGGGAACGCGAAGCGGGCCTTTCAAAAGTTTCCTTGACCCTGCTGGGCAAGAAAGTCGGCGACTACTATCGCCGGCGCCGCGCCGATGAAATTCGCGAGGCAAAGCCCGTCGGCAAATCCATCTCATACGCCGATGCGGCCGAAGTGGCTCGAGGGGCTGCTCGACGTTTTGAAGCTGGCGAGGTGGACGAGGTTGTCCTCATCTACAGCGAGTTCATCACCACCATGACCCAGACTCCACGCAGCGTTCAGTTGCTTCCCTTTAAAGCCCCGGAAGAAGCGGTAGAGGAAGAAGGCGCGGCCAAGAGCCCCTACGAGATTGAGCCCAACGCCGAGAGTCTGCTCGCGGTGTTGGTGCCCAAGGCCGTCGAAGTCGAAGTGTTCCGTGCCCTGCTGGAAAGTCAGGCGGGTGAACACGCCGCGCGCATGGCCGCGATGGAAAGCGCAACGCAGAACACGCAAGAATTGATAGAAAAGCTCACGCTGCAGTACAACCGCGCACGCCAGGCGGCCATTACCAGCGAGCTGGTCGAGATCGTTACGGGCGCTCAAGCGCTCGAGTAGGAATCACGGATAGACGCGTATTGAACGACTAGGGAGCAAAAAGAGCCATGCAAACCGGAAGAATCGTGCAGGTCATGGGACCGGTGGTGGATGTCGAATTCCCCCCCGGTGACATCCCGGAGATCAACACGGCGCTGCGCACCACCAACGCAGCGATCGATGATCGAAGCGACAACCTCGTGCTCGAGGTTGCGCTCCATCTCGGTGAGAATACGATCCGTGCCATCGCGATGGACACAACCGACGGGTTGCGGCGGGGACAGGACGTAAGCGACACCGGAGCCCCGATCATGGTCCCGGTCGGTCCCGGAACACTGGGGCGGATCATGAACGTGATCGGTGAACCGGTGGACGACCGTGGCCCGATCGAAGCCGCCATGTATCTCCCCATCCACCGACCGGCCCCGGAGTTTGTCGAGCAGTCGACGGCGGTCGAAATTCTGGAGACCGGTATCAAGGTTGTGGATCTGATCGCCCCCTACCCCAAGGGTGGCAAGGTCGGGTTGTTCGGAGGCGCCGGGGTGGGCAAGACCGTCGTGATCCTCGAACTCATCAACAACATTGCCAAGAACCACGGCGGCTACTCGGTCTTTGGCGGCGTGGGCGAGCGAACCCGCGAGGGCAACGACCTGTGGCACGAGATGGAGGACGCCAAGCTCGCCGACGGCACCACCGTGCTCGACAAGGCCGCCCTGATCTTCGGCCAGATGAACGAGCCCCCGGGAGCACGCGCGCGAGTCGGTCTATCGGCCCTGACCACCGCCGAGTACTTCCGCGACGAAGAAGGCCAGGACGTGCTGCTCTTCATCGACAACATTTTTCGCTTTACCCAGGCGGGCTCCGAAGTGTCGGCGCTGCTCGGGCGCATCCCTTCGGCGGTGGGCTACCAGCCGACGCTCGCAACCGACATGGGCGAGTTGCAGGAGCGCATCACCTCCACCAAGAAGGGCTCGATCACCTCGGTGCAGGCCATTTACGTACCCGCGGACGATCTCACCGACCCCGCGCCCGCAACGGCCTTTACTCATCTCGATGCCACTACGGTGTTGAGCCGGGCCATTTCTGAACTCGGCATCTACCCGGCGGTCGATCCGCTGGATTCGACCAGCCGAATTCTCGATCCACAGGTGATCGGGGAAGAGCACTACAACGCGGCGCGCGAGGTCCAAGCTACGCTTCAGAAGTACAAGGAGCTGCAGGACATCATTGCAATTCTCGGCATGGACGAACTCTCCGAGGACGACCGCTTGGTGGTCAATCGCGCGCGCAAGGTACAGCGATTCTTTTCGCAGCCCTTCAACGTTGCCGAACAGTTCACGGGTATCGATGGCGAGTACGTGCCGATCGAAGAGACGGTCCGAGGCTTCCGCGAAATCCTCGAGGGCAAGCATGACGACATCCCCGAGCAGGCGTTCTTCATGTGCGGCAGCATCGACGGCGTGCTCAAGAAGGCAAAGGAGCTCTAGCGTTGTCCCTCGATCTCATCATCGTGACGCCCGAAGGAGAGGCGTACTCGGGCACGGTCGACCAGGTGGTGTTGCCCGGCTCTGAAGGCGAGTTTGGCGTGCTCGAACAACACGAGCGCACATTGGCGCCGCTGCACCACGGTGCGATCGAGATCAAGCTCGCGTCGGGCAGCGAGTGGGCTGCGGTTTCGAACGGCTTCGCGGACGTCAGTTCGGAACGGGTGGTGGTGCTGGCAGATTATTGTGTCATGGCGGGCGCAATCGACAAAGCCCAGGTACAAGAATCTCTGAACGAAGCCCAGGCGGAGCTGGCTGCACTGGCCGAGGGTGAAGAGAACGAGTCCCGACGCGAGACCCTGAACGAGATCGTCCGCAAAGGCGAAGTACAGCTCGAGGTCGTGGACAAGTAGTCGTGGACAAGTAGCTTCGACGAGCAGCTCGCCTCTAGCTGGCTTTGACCGCTCGCGCTTTGAGCTTTACCTGTCCGTCCACCACTTCGACGCGAAACGTCACGTCCTTCACCCCCAGCTTCTTCTTGATCGCTGCCGCTTGTTTGTCGATTACGGACTGAAGCTTCGCGGGGGTGAGGCCCTTGACATTCTGGCCACAAGTCTTCGCGGCCTCGATGTAGCTGTTGAAGATGTCCTCGTCAGCGGAACCCGGAGTCGCCCGGGTATCTGCGGGCGAATCTGCGGGCGAAGAAGAAATCGCAGCCTCGTTGCGAGCACGGTCGTGGAGGTTCGCCTTGAAGACGTGGCGCTGATACGTCCCGTTCTCGATTTTCCGCAGCGTGTCGTCCCAGCGGCGCTTGTAGGTCATGAACATCTGGTTGATGGTCTGGAACTTGAATCGCTCGGCTGTGTTCTTGATCACGCCGTTGCTCAAGCGGATCATGACCTTCTGAATCTCGGCACGCGCATTCGCGGGTTCGCGCGGCCGCGAACCCAAAAAATACTGCTCGTAGTCGCGTCGCAGCGTTTTGAGCTTCATCTCGATCAAACGAAGCTCTTCAGTGAGTATCGTGGGTTCGTTCCGCATTGGGGGATTTATCGGATGTACGAATGGGGTCCTTTAGCTACGACCCTTCTCTCTCCTGAGCTCGCGGAGAGCTGGTAGTCTCCCGGCGTGAATCCAAAATTCCTCCACAATCTCGTGATTCTTGACCCCGAAGTTGCGACTTCGCGAAGGGGTGGGGTTCTGGTCGAAAACGGGAAAATTGCCGCCGTGTTTGGGGAGCAGGACCCGGCGCCCGAATCCGCTGAACGGGTCAATTTAGAGGGTTTCGCGCTGGCCCCGGGCCTGCTGGACCTTCATTTCCATGGCGAGTTGATCTTTGCCGCGCCCGCTGAAGTGCCGGCCGCGCTGGAGCGGACCGCCGAAGCGCTGCTGGGGATGGGAACAACCGGCTTCCTGGCGACTACGGTGGCCTGGAATGACGCGCGGATCGAGCAATGGGTAACGCAAAGTCGAGACTTTATGACGCAAACGCGTCAATCCGGTGCGCAGCTCCTGGGGGTCCATCTCGAAGGGCCTTGGATCAACCCAGCGGCCGCGGGAGCTCAGCCGGGAGAGTCGATCCGGCCGTTTGACCCCAAAAAAGACGATTTATTCCTGGATTCTGCTCGAGATGTCCTGAAAATGGTGACATTTGCGCCCGAATGTCATGGCGGCCTGGAACTGCTCGCTGCCTTGAGGGGCCGAGAAATCGTCGCCTCGTTGGGCCATAGCCTCGCTAGCCAAAATGTCCTTGACGCATGCGTCAAAAGCGAGATGACGCACGTAACCCACCTCTTCAACGCGATGGGGCCCATCCATCACCGCGAGCCAGGGCTGGCGGGTTGGGCCTTGGCGGAGGACCGGGTCAGCTGCGACCTCATTTGCGACGGGGTCCACGTCCACCCCGCCATGGTCCGCACGGCCTGTCGGGCAAAGGGCGAGCAACTCATGCTCATCACCGACCGGATTCAACCGCCCGCGGCTGCTGATTTGGACTCGGTCTCGTTCGGTTCGGGCCCAGTCCACGACGACGGCGATGCAATTCGCCTGGCCGACGGCGGACTCGCGGGCAGCAACCTCAGTCTCGATCGCGCAGTGCGGAACGTCCAGGCGTACGGCGCAATGAATCGCATCGAAGCAATTGCCGCCGCAACCCTGCGCCCGGCACGGCTACTTGGAATCGAATCCCAACGCGGAACCCTGCGCCCGGGAGCGCGAGCAGACTTCGCAATCTTCGACGCCGAAGACAATGTCCACGAAACCTGGATTGCAGGCGAACGAGTCTTCGCGCGCAACTGAGTTCTGCGAATCGTAATTGCGGACGACCGCTAATCAACCAGCGCCCGGGTCAGCGCATCGATCGCCAGCACGTCCTTGGCCGGAAGCTCTCCCTTCGCCGCGTGTTCGATCTCTCCAACCAACAATGGACCCAGTTCTGCGCGCAGGTGACTGAGGTTTGCACGGTCTGAATTCGACAGCGATCCATCGGCGTCGCAGAGAATCACCCCCGCTAGCGCAAGGCCGCGGCGTTCCACCTCACGCAACGTCAACAACGTATGGTTGATGGTTCCGAGCGCCATCCGGGCCACTACGATCACGGCTAGATCCAATTGCTGCGCGAGATCTCCCATGTCGCTGCCGGACGTGGTGGGGACCAGCAAGCCCCCCGCGCCCTCGACCACCATCAGTTCGTGGCGGCCCGCAATCTCTGCGAAGGATTGCGCAAGCAGTTCGAGATCCACCTCGCGTGCCTCAGCCGCTGCCGCAACATTGGGAGCGGCCGGCATGGCGAACTGCAGCGGACAGATTTCTTCAATCCCATCCCCAACCCCCGCAGCATCGCGCAGAGCCAGGGCGTCCAACGGTCCCGCGACCCCTACCCCAGTCTCGATCGGCTTCATGACCCCGACATCGATTCCGCGCTCGCGCAATCCGCGCACGAGTGCGCACGCGGCGACGGTCTTGCCAACGCCGGTGTCGGTTCCCGTGACGAAGAAGCCGAGCCGTCGCATCAGTTCTCGGGGGCCGGGGATGTAGCGGGGAAGGTAGACGCGGGGTGCTGGCCGATGACTTCGACCAGACAATCCGCAAGCGCATCGATCTCATCGAACGAGTGCGTGGCCATCGGCGTAATGCGCAAGCGCGCGCTGCCGCGGGGCACCGAAGGATGTCGGATTCCCTGCACGTAATAGCCCCGGGCGAGCAATGCTTCGCAGACCTGCATCGTGCGGTCGTTGTCGCCGAGAATCACCGGAACGATATGCGTGCACGACGGTGCGGTCGAAATCCCCGCGTCGCCCAGTCGCTCGCGCAGTCGTGAGGCATTGCACTGCAGCTGCCAGCGCCGCCATGGTTCATCGCGCACGAGTTCGAGCGCGGCCCGGGCCGCGGCCACCTGGGGCGGCGGCAAAGCACAGGTAAAGATGAAGCTTCGTGCGACGTTGATCAGCAGATCCCGCAAATCCCGCGCGCCCGCGACATACGCGCCAAAGGATCCGATGCCCTTGGCGAGATTTCCAATCTGGATGTCGACATCCGCCAACACGCCGCAATGCTCGCCGCTGCCTCGCCCACCCTCGCCCAGGGTCCCAGTTCCATGGGCGTCGTCCAACAACACCATCGCGTCGTGGCGGTGGGCGATCTCGACCATGGTCGCAAGCGGCGCGATGTCGCCGTCCATGCTGAAGACGCCATCGAGTGCGAGCAGTACCCGCCTCTCGCCGTCGCAGACTTCACTCAGGGTCTTGTCGAGCGCCGCGCAGTCAGCGTGGGGGATGACCCTGGCTTCGGCTTGCGACAGCCGCACACCATCGATGATCGAAGCGTGGTTGAGAGAATCGGAAACCACAATATCGCCCTGTCCCATGAGTGCGGGAATGATGCCGAGATTGGCCGCGTAGCCGGAGTTGAACAGCAGGGCCGCTTCGCAGCCCGTGAATTTGGCGATCTCTTCTTCGAAGGCTTCGTGGATTTCGAGGTTGCCGGAGATCAGCCTCGACCCCCCCGCCGCGCAGCCCCATTCGCGCGCTGCCTGTGACGCGGCTTCTACCACCTGGGGGTGATGACTCAGGTCGAGGTAGTTGCTGCCGGCAAACAACAGCACCTCGCGCTCGTCCATGCGAACACGAGTGCCGTGAGGCCCCGAAAGCCTGCGCAGTTCGCGATACGTACCGCGACGGCGAATCGCCGAAAGAGTCTGTTGTGCAATTTCGCGGAGCACCATGCTGCGACTATTCCCTATGACCTGCGACCTGGGACCGTGCACTGATTTCGGGTTTGAGCAGATCGCCCAACGGCCCTGGAAGTCTGAACTCGCTGGTGTCGGGCAGCGGACCGTCGTAGTCCGAATTGCCCGATACCGTGAACCCCGCATCGGCGATCATCTGATACGTCTCACGCGCGGCATCGCCACGGGTCGTCAGGTAACCCTCGACGAAAAGGGAATTGGCGGGATACAGGCCCAGGGGCTGCATGCTCCGCAGGTTCCCCTCGCGCCCGCCGGCAATCCGAATCTCTGCGGTGGGGTTTACGAATCGCATCAAGCACAACACCCGCAGACAATGCGTTGGATTCAGAGATCCGTCTTGCTTGACCCGGTTGCCCTCCATGGGAATCAAAAAATTGACCGGGATCGATGGGACTTCGAGTTCGCGCAACTTGAACGCGACCTCGACCAGTTCTTCGGCATCCTCTCCCATGCCCACGATCAACCCGCTGCAGGTTCCAATGCCGTTGTTGCGCGCCGCTTCGAGGGTCGCGACTCGGTCCGCATAGGTGTGGGTCGTGCAGATCTTGCCGTAGCGCGCTTCGCTGGTGTTCAGATTGTGGTTGAGGCGGTCGAGTCCGGCGTCGGCCAGAATCTTTGCGTGCTCGTCTCCGAGTAGTCCCACAGAAAGGCACACCTCGACGGGATACCGTTGCTTGATCTTGCGAATCAAGCCGGCGAGTCTCCTGGTGCGCTCGATCGTCGGACCCCGGCCCGAGAGCACCATGCAGTAGCGCGACGCCCCGGCCCTGGCGGCCTTTTCTGCTTCGTCGAAAATTTCCTCGTCGCTCTTCATCGCGTATTTGCGGATCGCGACCTCGCTGTCTTTGTTCTGCGAGCAATAGCCACAATCTTCGGGGCACAGGCCGTTCTGAACGTTGTTCAGCACGTGAATCATGACCTCGCGGCCAAAATGTTTTTCGCGGATCTTGAAGGCCGCTTCGAGTAGCGGGAGCAGCGAAACGTCTTCGCCCTCGACAATCCAGCGGGCCTGTTCGGCGCTCGGGGCCGCGCCCGCGAGTCCGAGTTCGGCGAGAGAGGAGTAGGGATCGGTCAAGGTTCGAGTCTCCGGTGGGTGGGTGACGGTGAAGACGAGCGGTAATCAGGCGATCTTGGGTCGTTGTCGGGCTCTCCCGTGCTGTCAACCAACATTCACGGCCCGGTTTACTGGCTCGCGCACTATACTGCGGGACGTGGCGAGACCCAAGACCGTATACAGCTGCACGAACTGTGGTTCCCAGCATCCAAAGTGGCTAGGTCGCTGTAATGAATGCGGAAATTGGGGAACCCTGGAAGAAGAAGTCGTCGCCTCGGGTGCCTCTCGGGATGCCCTCCCGAGCCCGGCCCGGGACCTGTTGGGGCTTTCGGGCGCCGCAAACCACAAAAGCGACAAAATCAGGACCCTGGGCGAAATTGAGCCCGGAAGTCTCCCCAGGATGCCCTCAGGACTAGGCGAACTTGATCGCGTACTGGGTGGAGGCTTCGTTCCGGGTTCCGTAGTGCTGCTCGGCGGCGAACCGGGGGTCGGGAAGTCGACCCTGGCACTGCAAATCGCGGCGCGGATCGACGCTGCGGCCCGCCAGGCCGGCGAGGGAAGTCGAAGCGTCCTTTATATCAGCGGCGAGGAGAGCCCGGAGCAAATTCGCCTGCGCGCAGAGCGGCT is drawn from Myxococcales bacterium and contains these coding sequences:
- the atpG gene encoding ATP synthase F1 subunit gamma, which encodes MPSLKDIKRRITSVKNTQKITSAMKMVAAAKLRRAQEAIENARPYAERMRATLEEVAGGMGTVEHPLFEARETVRSLELIIVTSDRGLAGAFNNAVIKFAEGILREREAGLSKVSLTLLGKKVGDYYRRRRADEIREAKPVGKSISYADAAEVARGAARRFEAGEVDEVVLIYSEFITTMTQTPRSVQLLPFKAPEEAVEEEGAAKSPYEIEPNAESLLAVLVPKAVEVEVFRALLESQAGEHAARMAAMESATQNTQELIEKLTLQYNRARQAAITSELVEIVTGAQALE
- the atpD gene encoding F0F1 ATP synthase subunit beta, which gives rise to MQTGRIVQVMGPVVDVEFPPGDIPEINTALRTTNAAIDDRSDNLVLEVALHLGENTIRAIAMDTTDGLRRGQDVSDTGAPIMVPVGPGTLGRIMNVIGEPVDDRGPIEAAMYLPIHRPAPEFVEQSTAVEILETGIKVVDLIAPYPKGGKVGLFGGAGVGKTVVILELINNIAKNHGGYSVFGGVGERTREGNDLWHEMEDAKLADGTTVLDKAALIFGQMNEPPGARARVGLSALTTAEYFRDEEGQDVLLFIDNIFRFTQAGSEVSALLGRIPSAVGYQPTLATDMGELQERITSTKKGSITSVQAIYVPADDLTDPAPATAFTHLDATTVLSRAISELGIYPAVDPLDSTSRILDPQVIGEEHYNAAREVQATLQKYKELQDIIAILGMDELSEDDRLVVNRARKVQRFFSQPFNVAEQFTGIDGEYVPIEETVRGFREILEGKHDDIPEQAFFMCGSIDGVLKKAKEL
- the atpC gene encoding ATP synthase F1 subunit epsilon translates to MSLDLIIVTPEGEAYSGTVDQVVLPGSEGEFGVLEQHERTLAPLHHGAIEIKLASGSEWAAVSNGFADVSSERVVVLADYCVMAGAIDKAQVQESLNEAQAELAALAEGEENESRRETLNEIVRKGEVQLEVVDK
- the nagA gene encoding N-acetylglucosamine-6-phosphate deacetylase, which gives rise to MNPKFLHNLVILDPEVATSRRGGVLVENGKIAAVFGEQDPAPESAERVNLEGFALAPGLLDLHFHGELIFAAPAEVPAALERTAEALLGMGTTGFLATTVAWNDARIEQWVTQSRDFMTQTRQSGAQLLGVHLEGPWINPAAAGAQPGESIRPFDPKKDDLFLDSARDVLKMVTFAPECHGGLELLAALRGREIVASLGHSLASQNVLDACVKSEMTHVTHLFNAMGPIHHREPGLAGWALAEDRVSCDLICDGVHVHPAMVRTACRAKGEQLMLITDRIQPPAAADLDSVSFGSGPVHDDGDAIRLADGGLAGSNLSLDRAVRNVQAYGAMNRIEAIAAATLRPARLLGIESQRGTLRPGARADFAIFDAEDNVHETWIAGERVFARN
- the bioD gene encoding dethiobiotin synthase encodes the protein MRRLGFFVTGTDTGVGKTVAACALVRGLRERGIDVGVMKPIETGVGVAGPLDALALRDAAGVGDGIEEICPLQFAMPAAPNVAAAAEAREVDLELLAQSFAEIAGRHELMVVEGAGGLLVPTTSGSDMGDLAQQLDLAVIVVARMALGTINHTLLTLREVERRGLALAGVILCDADGSLSNSDRANLSHLRAELGPLLVGEIEHAAKGELPAKDVLAIDALTRALVD
- the bioF gene encoding 8-amino-7-oxononanoate synthase, which produces MLREIAQQTLSAIRRRGTYRELRRLSGPHGTRVRMDEREVLLFAGSNYLDLSHHPQVVEAASQAAREWGCAAGGSRLISGNLEIHEAFEEEIAKFTGCEAALLFNSGYAANLGIIPALMGQGDIVVSDSLNHASIIDGVRLSQAEARVIPHADCAALDKTLSEVCDGERRVLLALDGVFSMDGDIAPLATMVEIAHRHDAMVLLDDAHGTGTLGEGGRGSGEHCGVLADVDIQIGNLAKGIGSFGAYVAGARDLRDLLINVARSFIFTCALPPPQVAAARAALELVRDEPWRRWQLQCNASRLRERLGDAGISTAPSCTHIVPVILGDNDRTMQVCEALLARGYYVQGIRHPSVPRGSARLRITPMATHSFDEIDALADCLVEVIGQHPASTFPATSPAPEN
- the bioB gene encoding biotin synthase BioB, with amino-acid sequence MTDPYSSLAELGLAGAAPSAEQARWIVEGEDVSLLPLLEAAFKIREKHFGREVMIHVLNNVQNGLCPEDCGYCSQNKDSEVAIRKYAMKSDEEIFDEAEKAARAGASRYCMVLSGRGPTIERTRRLAGLIRKIKQRYPVEVCLSVGLLGDEHAKILADAGLDRLNHNLNTSEARYGKICTTHTYADRVATLEAARNNGIGTCSGLIVGMGEDAEELVEVAFKLRELEVPSIPVNFLIPMEGNRVKQDGSLNPTHCLRVLCLMRFVNPTAEIRIAGGREGNLRSMQPLGLYPANSLFVEGYLTTRGDAARETYQMIADAGFTVSGNSDYDGPLPDTSEFRLPGPLGDLLKPEISARSQVAGHRE